The stretch of DNA TGATTTCCTGCAAAAAATATGGAACAAATTGTAAACGCAATTAAGCATGTTAGAAAATAGATAACATAATCCACTCTATACTTCGTAAGTTTACTTAAAGATGAATCGAATGCTTTAATAGAGCTTTTAATTTGATTAGATGAATCATTACAAACATTCTTCAATTCGTTGTTAATCCTATTACTTTCTTCGTTTAAATTAGCTAAATCAAGCTGAATTTTAACTTTCCTTAAATGATTAATCTTATCATCTATTTCAGTATAAAAAGATTTATTTTTTAAATCAATCTCTTTGTTTAACTGATCAATTTTTATAATTGCTTTTTCAATTGATTCAACTCGATCAATAAAAACATCTAATGTATCAGCTAATTTTGGTTGTTGTTTTTTATAACTCATAGCTTAACGTTTCAAATTATATAATTTAGATTGAGTTTCTGATTGCAATATTTGCTTCAATCCATCCTCATAAGGTTTTTCTAAAGTCTTATGTAGTTTTTCATTTTTATCTGGAAGAATTCCTGATTTCATCATATTACTTAAACTTAATGAACGATGAATATCACTCGCTTTATAGTCAATCCCTGTATGTAAATCAATGATTCGATGACCTTGCAACTGTTCTTGTTTATTTAGAAATGGTTTAATTTTAAAACCATGCTCAAACATTTTTAGTTTATACTGTTCATAATTAATATTACAAGATGTAATCGATTTATGAGCATTTAATATCTGTTTCTGAACTGATTTAATTTGATTTTTCTCTGCTTCTATTGATTTTATAGTCTCAATCATTACTTGTTTTGCAGAAGTTAATCCTCTTTTTTCAGCTACTCGATGAGCAGCCCATTGTGCTTTTTTACCAATGTGATTATCTTTTATCAAACGACCATTTTCTTTTACACGAGAAAATAAAATATGAACATGATGATGATTTTTCTCTGTATGTAGAAAAGCTACATATGGTTGATTTTTAAAATCCAATTGTAATTCATTTAGGAAATCTTTAGTTAGAGATTTAAAATCGTTTTTATTTAAGCTCTTAC from Faecalibacter sp. LW9 encodes:
- a CDS encoding relaxase/mobilization nuclease domain-containing protein, translating into MANSVAGGGTLFNYVCNPEKGYEVDRNLISGNNSKEIFDDFKLYLEQNQRAAKKIISLVLSPSINDGKSLNKNDFKSLTKDFLNELQLDFKNQPYVAFLHTEKNHHHVHILFSRVKENGRLIKDNHIGKKAQWAAHRVAEKRGLTSAKQVMIETIKSIEAEKNQIKSVQKQILNAHKSITSCNINYEQYKLKMFEHGFKIKPFLNKQEQLQGHRIIDLHTGIDYKASDIHRSLSLSNMMKSGILPDKNEKLHKTLEKPYEDGLKQILQSETQSKLYNLKR